AGGCCGGCGCCACTCAATACTTTTGCTTCAGCCATGTTCGTTCTCCAATTTTGTAGTTATGGGAGGCGCGTTCGTTACTTTTTCGCGGCGAACAGCGCGTCGAGCTTCTGCTCGAAGGTGTGGTAGTCGATGCGGTCGTAAAGCTCCATGCGGGTTTGCATGGTGTCGATCACGTTCTGCTGGGTGCCGTCGCGACGGATCGCGGTGTAGACGTTTTCGGCGGCCTTGTTCATGGCGCGAAAGGCCGAGAGCGGGTACAGCACCAGGGAAACATCGGCAGATTTCAACTGTTCGGTGGTGTACAGCGGCGTCGCACCGAATTCGGTGATATTGGCCAGAATTGGCGCTTTCACCCGGGCAGCGAACAGTTTGTACATCTCCAGTTCAGTGATGGCTTCCGGGAAGACCATGTCGGCACCGGCCTCGATACAGGCGGCGGCACGCTCCAGGGCGGATTCCAGGCCTTCGACGGCCAGGGCATCGGTACGCGCCATGATCACAAAGCTGTCATCGGTGCGCGCATCCACGGCGGCCTTGATGCGGTCGACCATCTCCTGCTGGGAGACGATTTCTTTGTTCGGGCGATGCCCGCAGCGTTTGGCGCCGACCTGGTCTTCGATGTGGATGGCGGCCGCGCCGAACTTGATCATCGACTTGACGGTGCGCGCCACGTTGAACGCCGAGGAACCGAACCCGGTGTCCACGTCCACCAGCAGCGGCAGGTCGCATACATCGGTGATACGACGCACGTCGGTGAGCACGTCGTCCAGGCCGGTGATGCCCAGGTCCGGCACGCCCAGGGAGCCGGCAGCCACGCCGCCGCCTGACAGATAAATCGCCTTGAAGCCGGCGCGCTTGGCCAACAGGGCGTGGTTGGCGTTGATCGTGCCGACCACCTGCAACGGATGCTCGCTGGCGACCGCGTCACGGAAACGCTGGCCGGGTGTGCTTTTATTATTCGAACTCATGACTCACCTCTATCAGGGGCGCCGTCCGGAAAGTGACGGGCAATATTGCGTTTGGAAGCGCCGATATGCCGGCGCATCAACAATTCGGCCAATTCACCGTCGCGATCGGCAATCGCGTCCAGAATGCGGTGATGCTCGGCAAAAGCCTGGCGTGGACGATTCGGCGTGGCGGAGAACTGGATGCGGTACATGCGCACCAACTGGTACAGCTCGCCGCAGAGCATTTGAGTGAGGGTGCGGTTGCCCGCGCCTTGAATTATCCGGTAATGAAAGTCGAAGTCGCCTTCCTGCTGGTAGTAACCGACGCCGGCCTGGAATGCCGCATCCCGTTCATGGGTATGCAGCACTTGGCGCAGTTCTTCGATTTCGGCGTCGGTCATGCGCTCGGCGGCCAAGCGGCAGGCCATGCCTTCCAGGGACTCGCGGATCTCATAGAGCTCGACCAGCTCGGCATGGCTCAACGACACAACGCGGGCGCCCACATGGGGCACGCGCACCAGCAGGCGCTGGCCTTCCAGACGATGGATCGCTTCGCGCAGCGGGCCGCGGCTGATGCCGTAGGTGCGCGCCAGTTCCGGCTCGGAGATCTTGCTGCCGGGGGCGATCTCGCCCTTGACGATGGCGGCCTGGATACGCCGGAAGACGTTCTCCGACATTGTCTGGGACTCGTCGGAAGCAGCGACCGGAGATTCCGATTGAACCCACATATTGTCGACACCTTTAAAAGCAATGCCGCAAAAACTAGCCAATCAGCCTGCATTAGTCAAAGAATAAATCCACATTGTCGACAATCGTCTAATAACCCTCAACGTATTCACCGAGAGCATGGCCGCCTGCCAGCGCTGGCGCCAAAAAAGCATCATGTTAGAATGCCCGCCGCTTTTGCCTGACATCATTGGATGAAACGGCGCACGAGGGAGTTTGCGCAGCAATGCCAGTCGCCTTGAATTGAACATCGCACTGCACCGCCTCAGGATCTATGAGACTCAAGCCCTTCCCCCTGTTTTGCCTACTGTGCCTACCGAGCCTTGGCGTTGCCGCCGAGAAGACCGTGTATGGCCTCAACGAATATGCCCAATTGGCTGATATCGACCTGGAGGTCGCCGCCAAGCTGGACACCGGTGCCAAGACCGCGTCCCTCAGCGCCCGCGATATCAAGCGTTTCAAGCGCAACGGCGAATCCTGGGTGCGGTTCTACCTGGCCATCGACGCCGCCCATTCCCACCCCATCGAGCGCCCCCTGGCCCGCGTCAGCAAGATCAAGCGCCGCGCTGGCGACTACGACCCCGATGAAGACAAGAACTACACCGCCCGCCCGGTGATTTCCCTGGATATCTGCATGGGCAGCGCTTTACGCAGCATCGAAGTGAACTTGACTGACCGCAGCGCTTTCCAATACCCGCTGCTGATCGGCTCCGAAGCGTTGAAACGCTTTGATGCGCTGATCGACCCCAGTCTTAAATACGCAGCAGGCAAACCCGCCTGCGCCGCCGACGCTCATACCGCCGAGTAAACCGAATGCGCTCTCTTACCCTGCACCTGAAAATCCTGATCGCCATCCTGGTGGTGCTGGGTATTTCGGTCACCGCCTATCAGATTTTCGTGCTGGGCATTCCCGTCACCGAGGACGCCACCGACGACCTGTGGAACATCGACGCCAAAGTCGAGTTCGTCGCCAGCCCGAAAGACCCGGTGAAAATCCAGATGTTCGTGCCCCCCTTGAGCCGCGACTTCGTCAGCCTTAATGAGAGTTTCATTTCCAATAACTACGGGGTCAGCGTCAACCGCATCGACGGTAACCGCAAGGTCACCTGGTCGGCACGCCGGGCCAAGGGCAACCAGACCCTGTATTACCGCCTGGTGCTGACCAAGCGTTACAGCGGCGAAAAAGCCAAGATCAAAGGCCCGACCTTCCGCGACAGCATCGCCGTGGAAGGCCCGGAAAAAATCGCCGCCGAAGCCCTGCTGGCACCGATCCGCCAGCATTCGGCCGACGTCGAGACCTTCATTACCGAAGCGATCAAGCGCACCAACAACCTCAATGACGACAATGTGAAGTTGTTGCTGGCGGGCGACCCGTCGACGCCGCACAAGGCCAAGATCGTCGAGTTGCTGTTGTCCATCGCCCATGTGCCGGTGGAAAAGGTGCACACCATCCGCCTGGTCGCCGACCAACCGCAAACCCCGGAACTGTGGCTGCGCAGCTTCAATGGCAATGACTGGCTGTATTTCAACCCGGAAACCGGCGAACAGGGCCTGCCCGCCGACCGCCTGCTGTGGTGGACCGGCGATGAGAACCTGATCACGGTCGATGGCGGCAAGAAAGCCATGGTGACCTTCAGCCTCAACAACAGCGAAATGAACGCCATTCGCCTGGCCAAGCTGACCGACGAGAACACCGACGCCAACTTCCTCGAATACTCGCTGTATGGCTTGCCGCTGCAAACCCAGCAGACCTTCATGATCATGGTGATGATCCCGATCGGCGTGCTGGTGATTCTGATCCTGCGTAACCTGATCGGCCTGCAGACCCTGGGCACGTTCACCCCGGTGTTGATCGCCCTGGCGTTCCGCGAAACGCAGTTGGGCTTCGGGATCATGCTGTTTACGGTGATCACCGCGCTGGGGCTGTCGCTCAGGTCGTACCTTGAACATTTGAAGCTGCAGATGCTGCCGAGGCTGTCGGTGGTGCTGACGTTCGTGGTGGTACTGATCGCGGCCATCAGCCTGTTCAGCCATAAGCTGGGCCTGGAACGCGGCCTCTCCGTGGCACTGTTCCCGATGGTGATCCTGACCATGACCATCGAACGCCTGTCGATTACCTGGGAAGAACGCGGCGGTGGCCATGCGATGAAGGTGGCGATTGGTACGCTGTTCGCCGCGTCCCTGGCGCACATCATCATGAGCGTGCCGGAGTTGATCTACTTCGTGTTCACCTTCCCGGCGATCCTGCTGATCCTGGTGGGCTTCATGCTGGCCATGGGGCGTTATCGCGGCTAT
This region of Pseudomonas asgharzadehiana genomic DNA includes:
- the prpB gene encoding methylisocitrate lyase, with the protein product MSSNNKSTPGQRFRDAVASEHPLQVVGTINANHALLAKRAGFKAIYLSGGGVAAGSLGVPDLGITGLDDVLTDVRRITDVCDLPLLVDVDTGFGSSAFNVARTVKSMIKFGAAAIHIEDQVGAKRCGHRPNKEIVSQQEMVDRIKAAVDARTDDSFVIMARTDALAVEGLESALERAAACIEAGADMVFPEAITELEMYKLFAARVKAPILANITEFGATPLYTTEQLKSADVSLVLYPLSAFRAMNKAAENVYTAIRRDGTQQNVIDTMQTRMELYDRIDYHTFEQKLDALFAAKK
- the rloA gene encoding retropepsin-like aspartic peptidase RloA, with protein sequence MRLKPFPLFCLLCLPSLGVAAEKTVYGLNEYAQLADIDLEVAAKLDTGAKTASLSARDIKRFKRNGESWVRFYLAIDAAHSHPIERPLARVSKIKRRAGDYDPDEDKNYTARPVISLDICMGSALRSIEVNLTDRSAFQYPLLIGSEALKRFDALIDPSLKYAAGKPACAADAHTAE
- a CDS encoding GntR family transcriptional regulator; amino-acid sequence: MWVQSESPVAASDESQTMSENVFRRIQAAIVKGEIAPGSKISEPELARTYGISRGPLREAIHRLEGQRLLVRVPHVGARVVSLSHAELVELYEIRESLEGMACRLAAERMTDAEIEELRQVLHTHERDAAFQAGVGYYQQEGDFDFHYRIIQGAGNRTLTQMLCGELYQLVRMYRIQFSATPNRPRQAFAEHHRILDAIADRDGELAELLMRRHIGASKRNIARHFPDGAPDRGES
- the rloB gene encoding osmotic stress tolerance membrane protein RloB, whose amino-acid sequence is MRSLTLHLKILIAILVVLGISVTAYQIFVLGIPVTEDATDDLWNIDAKVEFVASPKDPVKIQMFVPPLSRDFVSLNESFISNNYGVSVNRIDGNRKVTWSARRAKGNQTLYYRLVLTKRYSGEKAKIKGPTFRDSIAVEGPEKIAAEALLAPIRQHSADVETFITEAIKRTNNLNDDNVKLLLAGDPSTPHKAKIVELLLSIAHVPVEKVHTIRLVADQPQTPELWLRSFNGNDWLYFNPETGEQGLPADRLLWWTGDENLITVDGGKKAMVTFSLNNSEMNAIRLAKLTDENTDANFLEYSLYGLPLQTQQTFMIMVMIPIGVLVILILRNLIGLQTLGTFTPVLIALAFRETQLGFGIMLFTVITALGLSLRSYLEHLKLQMLPRLSVVLTFVVVLIAAISLFSHKLGLERGLSVALFPMVILTMTIERLSITWEERGGGHAMKVAIGTLFAASLAHIIMSVPELIYFVFTFPAILLILVGFMLAMGRYRGYRLTELVRFKAFLKADS